AAGGTGTGTTCTACATGGCAAATGTGCTGTAATGTTTGTAATGAAGACAGTAATTCAAATGAGCATGTGAATGTTTCCATGCACGTCTTTTTGATGTCATGTCATGTAATCTGAGGCCTTCAGCATTCTTCTTCTGGCTATATGGACCACCCTCACAGGAGGGAGCTGCATGAGGGAGTTTGACAGTGCACAGGTCAGCTGTCATTTAGGGAGGAGCTTCATGTCAGATTCCATTGCAATGCTATTAGTCGCTACAAATAGATATTTTGGTGCCTTCCATGAGTGTGTGAAGGGAGGGCAAAGAGCTATTTTGAGAGAGGCGGTGATAGCCCTCTTATTTATATAAGAGGGCTGCAGCTTGTTTGGGGACATTGTCAGAGGCTAAAGGGCGCCAGTAGCTTCAGCACAACACTCATAATGACAGAGCGACGTATTCCTTTCACCCTGGTCCGCACCGCAAGCTGGGAACCCTTCCGCGACTGGAACCCGACTAGTCGCATCTTTGACCAGACCTTTGGCATGCCCGCCCCCGTGGAGGAGTTCCCCTGCACCCACTGGCCAGGCTACATGCGGCACATGATGCCCGCGGAGATGAGTGCCATGATGCCCCAAATGCCCATGATGCCCATGATGTACCCCGGTGCCATGGGGGCACAGCAGGCTCGCGCTCTCTCCCGCCAGATGAGCACCGGCATGTCAGAGATCAAGCAGACACAAGACCACTGGAAGGTGTCTTTGGATGTCAACCATTTCTCACCTGAAGAGTTGGTGGTCAAGACCATGGATGGTGTGGTGGAAATTACAGGTGAGGCCTTTCTTTCGGTTTGTGTGCTGTTAGAGAGACTCGTCTTTTacagccacttcattaggtacatttATGAAATGTAATGGGATCTGACACAAACATTCATCCttctaaagtgcttttacaacAATATCGTGGACAATATTTAGATTTTGCAGTATG
This Entelurus aequoreus isolate RoL-2023_Sb linkage group LG05, RoL_Eaeq_v1.1, whole genome shotgun sequence DNA region includes the following protein-coding sequences:
- the hspb1 gene encoding heat shock protein beta-1 produces the protein MTERRIPFTLVRTASWEPFRDWNPTSRIFDQTFGMPAPVEEFPCTHWPGYMRHMMPAEMSAMMPQMPMMPMMYPGAMGAQQARALSRQMSTGMSEIKQTQDHWKVSLDVNHFSPEELVVKTMDGVVEITGKHEERKDEHGFVSRCFTRKYTLPQSANVEKVTSSLSPDGMLTVEAPLIKPAIEAAVTDIPVTVGSKSGVTKK